Proteins from one Thioflavicoccus mobilis 8321 genomic window:
- a CDS encoding DEAD/DEAH box helicase family protein — protein sequence MASRHGKMRLVVSPHLEPDDIAALRRAQDNPSAVLRSIVARGLDEIEDALVRDRLNALSWLAAAGMLEIKLAVRIDAESGFRRGLFHVKTGVFSDTNGAHVAFTGSANETAGGLLENFEHLEVFRSWTDPEARVQAAIEDFETLWQGKEPSLRVIEFSKASAELLERYRDPNSPPLGLTLLTVREPKATQVFAPPPGLELRSYQKNAIRAWSQAGGKGILAMATGAGKTLTALVLASKVAERNHPLVIIIVCPFINLCLQWTKEVAAFGAIPIGCFEARAQWQRPLDEAYQRLSAGLDAVQVIVTTNATFQGETFQRTIAPRIAAGTIHHLLIADEVHNLGADRARAALPDGIALRLGLSATPERHFDPEGTSAVLDYFGGIQFEYDLTQAIAEGRLSPYRYYPIPVELTDEETDEYLDLTAKLAKFIHGADSDSEINQSAMRLLVRRARLLGAAANKLNALDTLLAEMDNPPKKAIFYCGDGRTTDQINKEETRQIQAVARLLGERHQLRVRNFTYREGPAERDDILRDFRSGFLDGIVAIRCLDEGIDLPDLRIGFLLASSTNPRQFIQRRGRLLRNAPDKPYAIIYDFMVVPPDMDGGHGDAAFNLERRFLERELARVGGFCTAALNNEEAMGSLLDIRMKYNLLAFR from the coding sequence TTGGCGTCCCGGCACGGCAAGATGCGTCTGGTGGTCTCGCCGCATCTCGAGCCAGATGACATCGCGGCGCTCCGACGGGCGCAGGACAATCCCTCCGCGGTTCTGCGTTCAATCGTGGCCCGCGGCCTTGACGAGATCGAAGATGCGCTGGTCCGCGACCGCCTCAATGCTCTGTCGTGGCTCGCGGCGGCTGGTATGCTGGAGATCAAGCTCGCAGTGCGCATCGACGCCGAGAGCGGTTTTCGACGCGGATTATTCCACGTCAAGACGGGTGTGTTCTCTGACACCAACGGCGCCCATGTGGCGTTCACCGGCTCGGCGAACGAGACCGCGGGTGGTCTGCTGGAAAACTTCGAGCATCTGGAGGTCTTCCGTTCCTGGACGGACCCGGAGGCACGCGTACAGGCCGCAATCGAAGACTTCGAAACCCTGTGGCAGGGCAAGGAGCCGAGCCTGCGCGTTATCGAGTTCTCCAAGGCCAGCGCGGAACTGCTGGAGCGCTACCGAGACCCGAACTCGCCGCCCCTCGGTCTCACACTGCTAACGGTGCGGGAACCGAAAGCAACACAGGTATTCGCACCACCACCCGGCCTCGAGCTGCGCTCGTATCAAAAGAACGCGATCCGCGCCTGGAGCCAGGCCGGGGGCAAAGGCATCCTTGCCATGGCTACCGGCGCCGGCAAGACCCTCACCGCGTTGGTCCTCGCCAGCAAGGTCGCCGAACGCAACCACCCCCTGGTCATTATCATTGTCTGCCCCTTCATCAACCTCTGTTTGCAGTGGACTAAGGAGGTCGCCGCCTTCGGCGCGATCCCCATCGGCTGCTTCGAGGCAAGGGCGCAGTGGCAGCGCCCCCTCGACGAGGCTTACCAAAGGCTCAGTGCCGGCCTGGACGCTGTGCAGGTCATCGTCACGACCAACGCTACGTTCCAGGGTGAGACCTTTCAAAGGACCATCGCGCCACGCATCGCCGCCGGCACCATCCATCACCTGTTGATCGCCGATGAGGTACACAACCTAGGCGCCGACCGCGCCCGCGCCGCGCTGCCCGACGGGATCGCCCTGCGCCTCGGGCTTTCGGCTACGCCCGAACGGCATTTCGACCCCGAGGGCACCAGCGCGGTGCTCGACTACTTCGGCGGCATCCAATTCGAGTACGACCTGACCCAGGCCATCGCAGAAGGCCGACTCTCGCCTTACCGCTACTACCCCATCCCGGTCGAGCTCACCGACGAGGAAACCGACGAGTACCTCGACTTGACGGCGAAGCTGGCCAAATTCATCCACGGCGCGGACAGCGACTCCGAGATCAACCAGAGCGCGATGCGCCTGCTCGTGCGTCGAGCACGTTTGCTCGGGGCCGCGGCCAACAAGCTGAACGCTTTGGACACCCTGTTGGCCGAGATGGACAATCCGCCGAAAAAGGCGATCTTCTACTGCGGCGACGGTCGAACCACCGACCAGATCAACAAAGAAGAGACCCGGCAGATCCAAGCCGTCGCACGCCTGCTCGGCGAGCGCCACCAACTGCGGGTGCGCAACTTCACCTATCGCGAGGGCCCGGCGGAGCGTGACGACATCCTGCGCGACTTCCGCTCCGGCTTCCTCGACGGCATCGTCGCCATCCGCTGCCTCGACGAAGGCATCGACCTGCCGGACCTGCGCATTGGCTTCTTACTGGCCAGCTCCACCAACCCGCGCCAGTTCATCCAACGCCGCGGACGCCTCCTTCGCAATGCCCCGGACAAACCCTATGCCATCATCTACGACTTCATGGTGGTTCCGCCGGACATGGACGGCGGCCACGGCGATGCCGCGTTCAACCTGGAACGGCGCTTTCTGGAGCGCGAGCTGGCCCGGGTAGGCGGGTTCTGCACGGCGGCGCTGAACAACGAGGAGGCGATGGGGTCGCTCTTGGATATCCGTATGAAGTACAACCTTCTGGCCTTTCGATGA
- a CDS encoding putative toxin-antitoxin system toxin component, PIN family produces MLDTNTALSGLVWGGPPGALIDAARVGRIGLISSIPLIAELEGVLGRPKFAPALEARGIFAADLVEGYAALVEILRPAQIPPTVLRDPDDDVVLATALAGRADLVVSGDKDLTDLRRFRNIAIIDAVAAQALLPPAT; encoded by the coding sequence GTGCTTGATACGAACACGGCCTTGTCGGGCCTGGTCTGGGGCGGACCGCCCGGCGCCCTGATCGATGCGGCGCGGGTCGGGCGAATCGGCTTGATCAGTAGCATCCCGCTCATCGCCGAACTGGAGGGCGTGTTGGGCCGCCCGAAGTTCGCGCCAGCGTTGGAAGCGCGTGGCATTTTCGCCGCCGATCTTGTCGAGGGCTACGCGGCACTCGTCGAGATCTTACGCCCAGCACAAATACCGCCGACCGTGCTGCGCGACCCGGACGATGATGTCGTACTCGCAACCGCGCTTGCGGGCCGGGCCGATCTTGTCGTTTCGGGTGACAAGGATCTGACCGATCTCAGGCGTTTCCGGAACATTGCGATCATCGACGCCGTTGCAGCGCAGGCGCTGCTGCCGCCAGCCACCTGA
- a CDS encoding nucleotidyltransferase family protein yields MSPPVITMHALREKRVDILRLADRWGARNVRVFGSVARGDNPQPGDVDFLVDFAPDRSLLDHGGFLNDLEILLGVLVDVVSERGLRPRFRERVLQEATPL; encoded by the coding sequence ATGAGCCCACCAGTCATTACCATGCACGCACTGAGAGAGAAACGCGTCGATATTCTTCGCCTCGCAGACCGTTGGGGAGCGCGCAATGTGCGCGTCTTCGGGTCGGTTGCCCGCGGCGATAACCCGCAGCCAGGCGACGTGGACTTTCTCGTTGATTTCGCGCCCGATCGTAGCCTGCTGGATCATGGCGGATTCCTGAACGATTTGGAGATCTTGCTGGGCGTGCTGGTCGACGTCGTCAGCGAGCGCGGGCTGCGACCCCGCTTCCGGGAACGGGTGCTGCAGGAAGCGACGCCGCTGTAG
- a CDS encoding type II toxin-antitoxin system VapC family toxin, producing the protein MGPVKALFDTNILIDYLNGVVAARDEIGRYQRPLISLINWMEVLTGTPAEHAQPVRAFLRRFECVGIDAEIAERAVNLRQAQRLKLPDAIIRATAMERSALLVTRNTKDFLADEPGIRIPYKL; encoded by the coding sequence ATGGGACCGGTGAAGGCGCTGTTCGACACCAACATCCTGATCGACTACCTGAACGGTGTGGTCGCGGCCCGCGACGAGATCGGCCGCTACCAGAGGCCCCTGATCAGTCTGATCAATTGGATGGAGGTCTTGACGGGTACGCCAGCGGAGCACGCCCAGCCGGTCCGTGCCTTCTTGCGCCGCTTCGAGTGCGTCGGCATCGACGCAGAAATCGCCGAGCGTGCGGTCAATCTCAGGCAGGCGCAGCGCCTCAAGCTTCCTGATGCGATCATCCGTGCCACCGCAATGGAGCGCAGTGCCCTGCTGGTGACACGCAATACCAAGGATTTCCTTGCGGACGAGCCTGGCATCCGTATCCCCTATAAGTTGTAG
- a CDS encoding CopG family transcriptional regulator, protein MRTVIDLPDDQIAPLKDLAESLNVSRAELIRRAVTDFLRRHEVPTEDAAFGIWRGHDEDGVAYQERARSEWDR, encoded by the coding sequence ATGCGCACAGTTATCGACCTGCCGGACGACCAAATCGCGCCGCTCAAGGATCTGGCGGAGTCCCTCAATGTCTCGCGCGCCGAGCTGATTCGGCGTGCGGTGACTGACTTCCTGCGCCGGCACGAGGTGCCGACGGAAGATGCAGCGTTCGGCATCTGGAGGGGGCATGATGAAGACGGTGTCGCCTACCAAGAGCGCGCGCGCTCGGAATGGGACCGGTGA
- a CDS encoding ferritin family protein codes for MKRTFPIKSIMDKILDVQKTVQDFYDRVAREAPNGAQELLTFMARSKGQQIELLSTIVERWVNQGKPVPTDYEEASNLYLIPSIHSKIFADLSKTLDQVDVTDSQSVADLALAIEKETALLYHGLKAALPERIVSGLDDIIRKQNSNVLSLHDWINELKGNIDDFLLAALHGELAAKRFYEDAAEKAESEAGRKLFGQLADFEQAHFSHIEEIIESRNAGVGIVLSAASGSESEPIHAAEGEVEPNRKGISEILVMAIEAEKNARIRYEKIATMLDDPKEKAIFEDLANSERVHQKILEDQFYQLSNEGTIAWT; via the coding sequence ATGAAACGCACCTTTCCGATCAAGTCGATCATGGACAAGATCCTGGACGTTCAAAAGACGGTACAGGATTTCTACGACAGAGTAGCCAGAGAGGCCCCAAACGGAGCACAAGAGCTTCTAACATTTATGGCAAGAAGCAAAGGGCAGCAAATCGAATTGCTGTCCACCATAGTGGAAAGGTGGGTTAACCAAGGAAAGCCTGTCCCAACGGATTACGAAGAGGCATCGAATCTCTATCTGATTCCCTCCATTCATTCAAAGATCTTCGCTGATCTAAGTAAGACGCTGGATCAGGTCGATGTCACGGATTCTCAGTCTGTTGCCGACCTTGCCCTCGCCATTGAGAAAGAAACCGCGCTACTTTATCATGGCCTCAAAGCGGCACTTCCCGAGCGCATCGTTTCTGGTCTCGATGACATCATAAGAAAGCAGAACAGCAATGTCCTATCTCTACATGACTGGATCAACGAACTGAAGGGAAACATTGATGATTTTCTTCTCGCCGCATTGCATGGTGAGTTGGCGGCCAAGAGATTTTACGAGGACGCTGCGGAGAAGGCAGAAAGTGAGGCCGGGCGAAAGCTCTTTGGGCAGTTGGCCGATTTCGAACAAGCGCATTTTAGCCATATAGAAGAGATCATTGAGTCGCGGAATGCTGGCGTAGGAATCGTTCTTTCTGCGGCCAGCGGAAGTGAGAGTGAGCCAATACATGCTGCCGAGGGAGAAGTCGAGCCGAATCGGAAGGGTATCAGCGAGATACTGGTCATGGCCATCGAAGCGGAAAAGAACGCGCGTATCCGCTATGAGAAGATCGCTACTATGTTGGATGATCCAAAAGAAAAGGCGATATTCGAAGACCTTGCCAACTCCGAAAGGGTACACCAGAAGATTCTGGAAGATCAATTTTATCAATTGTCCAACGAAGGGACGATCGCCTGGACTTGA
- a CDS encoding DUF5615 family PIN-like protein, giving the protein MRLLLDICVSGGAIVWLAERGHDVVWAGAWVQDPGDEEILRIVHRERRVLVTQGKDFGELAIVFEHPYAGILRLVGIPARRQAEYIHHVIARHECDLAAGGIATIDSNRLRIRLGEH; this is encoded by the coding sequence ATGAGGCTCCTACTCGATATCTGCGTCTCGGGCGGCGCGATTGTTTGGCTCGCCGAGCGGGGACATGACGTCGTCTGGGCTGGTGCGTGGGTTCAGGATCCCGGAGACGAGGAGATCCTGCGCATCGTTCACCGAGAACGGCGCGTCTTGGTCACCCAAGGCAAAGACTTCGGGGAGCTGGCGATCGTATTCGAGCATCCTTACGCCGGCATCCTTCGCTTGGTCGGGATTCCGGCTCGCCGCCAAGCAGAGTATATCCACCACGTCATCGCGCGCCATGAGTGCGATCTCGCGGCCGGGGGGATTGCGACAATCGACTCGAATCGTCTTCGGATTCGGCTAGGAGAGCATTGA
- a CDS encoding DUF433 domain-containing protein — protein MLVAGDDFETLLEGYPWLEREDILACLVYAHRLVQHERVEPVSLAPAA, from the coding sequence ATGCTCGTGGCAGGCGATGATTTCGAAACGCTGCTGGAAGGTTACCCTTGGCTCGAGCGAGAGGATATCCTTGCTTGTCTCGTTTACGCACACCGTCTGGTTCAACACGAACGGGTCGAGCCGGTATCACTTGCACCCGCAGCATGA
- a CDS encoding DUF433 domain-containing protein — MRDDELLQRITVNPEIFGGKPIVRGRRLAVEHILRNARGRR, encoded by the coding sequence ATGAGAGACGACGAGCTTCTCCAGCGCATCACGGTCAACCCGGAGATATTCGGCGGAAAGCCGATCGTGCGTGGGCGTCGCCTCGCCGTCGAGCACATACTTCGGAATGCTCGTGGCAGGCGATGA
- a CDS encoding DNA phosphorothioation-associated putative methyltransferase, with protein MTPERQDAACIGKTVGSKTYLHVDALGAGSFVGTDLSERLAAAEALAGVRRGEDFNLVRVDTETGELALLQYPGFFVDPFPALAASWRVNLSRGSVSYRTYADSLNPPILHRKELLLPPHDPRREVSAALTAACESIGLFDDPRRIGYRRQWEQLVRERGYRIVGHELLPLGNLEDGDGEDATDWAGAGELGWQAARHRTALSRYGFSAPIQSLARHGFLDGRYRLFDYGCGRSDDVRGLRENGLAATGWDPYFAPDEPIESADLVNLGFVINVIEDFDERLEALTRAWSLADTLLVVSVMLANQNDARGEPFRDGVRTLRGTFQRYYTQAEIKAFLEEVLDEEAIPVAPGVLYVFRDKEAEQRFFVERYRSRRNRLREPSLRERPSTTTPRRDRSAEKYATHASELEGLWTCWLRLGRRPDRSEVEDALALTEGFGSIAKALRFLETHKAKELGEATVSEELAQAEEARIDDLTLYFALDQFERRRPYTQLEPGLRRDIKQFFGDYRSAQSAGWELLLQIADARAIEKACREAAEHGLGWLATDQVADADGVSEADDGEPRQRPVSLQLDARLVEQLPALLRVYVGAAAAAYGDYRNADLIKIHIGSGKLSLMRFDDFDDAPLPRMLERVKIKLRAQDVEYYAYGEDFEPPYLYWKSRYINEEHPRYPDQLAFDEALDVLGLFDLSGYGPSAGEFQKILARHRWEIDDFTLIRPRQIPSLDDPCGRFLRFRDLIECGETRAETAIENLPRSPASWNALYELAEQILDPVIDWFGMIRLTYGFCSPELARTIRTHGGGPIDPSRDQHAAHEPNRRGNPVCPRLGAAVDFAVEDEDMLEVARWVAEHTPFDRLYFYGADQPIHVSYGPQQTRQVVAMRQSGDGRLVPRVVKLENFLRDGASGTD; from the coding sequence GTGACACCGGAACGCCAAGACGCCGCCTGCATTGGCAAGACTGTCGGAAGCAAGACCTATCTCCACGTCGACGCGCTCGGTGCCGGTTCGTTCGTTGGCACTGACCTTTCGGAGCGGCTCGCGGCGGCCGAGGCCCTCGCCGGGGTGCGGCGCGGCGAGGATTTCAATCTGGTGCGCGTCGATACGGAGACCGGCGAGCTGGCACTGCTTCAGTATCCGGGTTTCTTCGTCGACCCGTTTCCCGCACTCGCCGCGAGCTGGCGGGTGAATCTCTCGCGCGGCTCGGTCAGCTATCGGACCTATGCGGATTCCCTCAACCCCCCGATCCTCCACCGCAAGGAGCTGTTGCTGCCGCCGCATGACCCTCGGCGCGAGGTCTCCGCAGCCCTGACCGCCGCCTGCGAATCCATCGGGCTGTTCGACGATCCGCGGCGCATCGGCTACCGGCGCCAGTGGGAACAGTTGGTGCGGGAGCGTGGCTACCGGATCGTCGGTCACGAGCTGCTACCGCTCGGCAACCTCGAAGACGGCGACGGCGAGGATGCTACCGATTGGGCTGGCGCCGGCGAACTCGGCTGGCAGGCCGCGCGCCATCGCACTGCGCTGAGCCGCTATGGCTTCTCCGCGCCGATCCAGTCGCTCGCCCGACACGGATTCCTGGATGGGCGCTATCGCCTGTTCGACTACGGCTGCGGTCGCAGCGACGACGTGCGCGGGTTGCGCGAGAACGGCTTGGCCGCCACCGGATGGGACCCCTACTTCGCACCCGACGAGCCGATCGAGTCCGCAGACCTGGTCAATCTCGGCTTCGTGATCAATGTGATCGAGGACTTCGACGAGCGCTTGGAGGCGTTGACGCGCGCCTGGTCCCTCGCAGACACCTTGCTGGTGGTGTCGGTGATGCTGGCCAACCAGAACGACGCCCGCGGCGAGCCCTTCCGAGACGGCGTCAGGACCCTGCGGGGAACCTTTCAGAGGTACTACACCCAAGCGGAGATCAAGGCGTTCCTCGAGGAGGTGCTCGACGAGGAGGCCATCCCGGTGGCACCGGGCGTGCTCTATGTGTTTCGGGACAAGGAGGCGGAGCAACGGTTCTTCGTCGAGCGCTACCGAAGCCGACGCAACCGGCTGCGTGAGCCTTCCCTTCGAGAGCGCCCATCTACCACTACGCCGCGGCGGGATCGCTCCGCAGAGAAGTACGCGACTCACGCCTCCGAGTTGGAGGGTCTGTGGACATGCTGGCTCCGTCTCGGCCGTCGTCCGGACAGGTCGGAAGTCGAAGATGCGCTTGCCCTAACCGAAGGCTTCGGCTCGATCGCGAAAGCGCTGCGATTCTTGGAGACGCATAAGGCCAAGGAGCTTGGCGAAGCGACGGTCTCGGAGGAGCTCGCGCAGGCCGAGGAGGCCCGGATCGACGATCTCACCCTGTACTTCGCGCTCGATCAGTTCGAGCGCCGTCGGCCCTACACGCAGCTGGAGCCCGGACTGAGACGAGACATCAAGCAATTCTTCGGCGACTACCGCTCGGCACAGTCAGCCGGTTGGGAGCTCCTGCTCCAGATCGCCGATGCTCGGGCCATCGAAAAGGCCTGTCGCGAGGCCGCCGAACATGGGCTCGGCTGGTTGGCGACGGATCAGGTAGCCGACGCGGATGGCGTTTCCGAGGCCGACGACGGTGAACCTCGTCAGCGCCCGGTCTCGTTGCAGCTCGACGCCCGGCTCGTCGAGCAACTGCCGGCGCTGCTGCGGGTCTATGTCGGCGCCGCGGCCGCGGCCTATGGCGACTATCGAAACGCCGATCTGATCAAGATCCACATCGGTTCCGGCAAGCTCAGCCTGATGCGCTTCGACGACTTCGATGATGCACCGCTGCCGCGGATGCTGGAGCGGGTCAAGATCAAGCTTCGCGCGCAGGATGTCGAATACTACGCCTATGGGGAGGACTTCGAGCCGCCCTACCTCTACTGGAAATCGCGCTACATCAATGAAGAGCACCCGCGCTACCCGGATCAGCTCGCCTTCGACGAGGCCCTCGATGTGCTCGGGCTGTTCGATCTCTCGGGCTATGGCCCCTCGGCCGGGGAGTTCCAGAAGATCCTTGCACGCCACCGTTGGGAGATCGACGACTTCACACTGATCCGCCCCCGCCAGATCCCAAGCCTGGACGATCCGTGCGGGCGTTTCCTCAGGTTCCGTGATCTGATCGAATGCGGTGAGACGCGGGCGGAAACCGCGATCGAGAACCTGCCGAGAAGCCCCGCCAGCTGGAACGCCCTCTACGAGCTGGCAGAGCAGATACTCGACCCTGTCATCGATTGGTTCGGCATGATCCGGCTGACCTACGGCTTCTGCTCACCCGAGCTGGCGCGGACCATCCGCACACACGGCGGCGGTCCCATCGACCCGAGCCGCGACCAGCATGCCGCCCACGAGCCGAATCGGCGCGGCAACCCCGTCTGCCCACGTCTCGGCGCCGCGGTGGATTTCGCCGTGGAAGACGAGGACATGCTCGAGGTGGCGCGCTGGGTAGCCGAGCACACGCCCTTCGATCGGCTGTATTTCTACGGCGCCGACCAACCGATCCACGTCAGCTACGGCCCGCAGCAGACCCGGCAGGTGGTGGCGATGCGGCAAAGCGGCGACGGACGACTGGTACCGCGGGTAGTGAAGCTCGAAAACTTTCTCCGCGACGGGGCGTCCGGGACAGATTGA
- a CDS encoding DUF2089 family protein, whose protein sequence is MVPSRLSCECGKLHVEGEVYLPPLARLGTEDRQLAEELILCGGNLTTLAKRFEITYPTVRKRLDGLIERLHEERRRDQQRIDDILNGMESGAIDPEAGTKLIEDMKHGL, encoded by the coding sequence ATGGTCCCCAGCCGCCTGAGCTGCGAATGCGGCAAGCTGCATGTCGAGGGAGAAGTGTATCTGCCGCCCCTCGCTCGGCTCGGCACGGAGGATCGCCAGCTCGCGGAGGAGCTGATCCTCTGCGGCGGTAATCTGACGACCTTGGCCAAACGCTTCGAGATCACCTACCCCACGGTGCGTAAACGCCTAGACGGCTTGATCGAGCGACTGCACGAAGAGCGCCGACGGGATCAGCAGAGGATCGACGACATCCTGAACGGGATGGAATCCGGCGCGATCGACCCAGAGGCTGGCACCAAGTTGATCGAGGACATGAAGCATGGACTATAA
- a CDS encoding LemA family protein: MDYKERITRLLEQGVITRAQSERLAGRLIDRPQREVEARRPTRGYHVWALVAVVVLLAALSIGVAMNPEPIQLQDVRSTLNEPQEIGDMGKTLTGGLSAALFLGVPLLALLIWLTLTYNGLVNREEAVLEAWAQVESNYQRRADLIPNMLETVAKYMRFEKDTLTAVTAERAEAMAGRDAFSDQDAATFRAAVEDMSKAQEDSAALMQGIEGAPQDETELAKLHAAEQRLGASMHRLLALSENYPVLRSADQMLALQAELEGSENRINVARMRFNEAAADFNASMRRMPASLVASTGGFKRKAYFQADAGTNQAVQVSFE, encoded by the coding sequence ATGGACTATAAGGAGCGGATCACCCGGCTGTTGGAGCAGGGCGTCATCACCCGAGCACAGTCCGAACGTCTCGCCGGCCGCCTGATCGACAGGCCGCAAAGAGAGGTGGAGGCGCGCCGCCCGACGCGGGGCTATCACGTCTGGGCACTCGTGGCCGTGGTCGTGCTCCTGGCGGCCCTCTCCATTGGCGTCGCGATGAATCCCGAACCGATACAGTTACAAGACGTTCGCAGCACCCTGAACGAACCGCAGGAGATCGGAGACATGGGCAAGACACTGACCGGCGGCCTGTCCGCTGCGCTGTTTCTCGGAGTACCGCTGCTAGCGCTCCTGATCTGGCTCACCTTGACCTACAACGGCCTCGTGAACCGGGAAGAAGCCGTGCTTGAGGCCTGGGCGCAGGTGGAGAGCAATTATCAGCGCCGCGCCGACCTGATACCGAACATGCTGGAGACGGTGGCGAAATACATGCGCTTCGAGAAGGACACGCTCACCGCCGTGACCGCCGAACGTGCCGAGGCGATGGCCGGCCGGGACGCCTTCAGCGATCAGGACGCCGCCACCTTTCGCGCCGCCGTGGAGGACATGAGCAAGGCCCAAGAGGACTCGGCGGCGTTGATGCAAGGCATCGAGGGCGCACCGCAGGACGAGACGGAGCTCGCCAAGCTCCACGCCGCGGAGCAGCGACTCGGCGCGTCGATGCACCGACTCCTGGCGCTCTCGGAGAACTATCCGGTGTTGCGCTCGGCCGACCAGATGCTCGCGCTGCAGGCGGAGCTGGAAGGTTCGGAGAACCGCATCAACGTGGCCCGAATGCGCTTCAACGAGGCTGCCGCGGACTTCAATGCCTCGATGCGCCGCATGCCCGCGAGCCTGGTCGCCTCGACCGGCGGTTTCAAACGCAAGGCCTATTTCCAAGCCGACGCCGGAACGAACCAAGCCGTCCAGGTGAGCTTCGAATGA
- a CDS encoding TPM domain-containing protein, which produces MTRPGRWLALAIGLSVATVAGVVAMRTASLPEGRTEIVRDDAALLDGAGYARVTEYHDALRDAYDIDYRVVTTTEAPDLNRFAARLFADQRIGSHSVSGRGLLLAINPATDKVRLEVGRSLEGVYTDAFTKYIENEQMVPFFRKERIADGILATTEMIVTRAQEAKAKGAFDDIGRAEPSTGAGAVTEANIGVQSDRDRGHLPDVQAQGASPEKTVAAYIEAMRQQNDRPDLDIYSEAAREMLANWVVTKAQMRNVVRDHEQCRGERARIEGDKAVVRYDAEPKVCNPYFLRLEGGKWRIDFAAMQKLIRFDQHNHWHMSVPNEFSFAFPELAPSVVKNDCRWCFTFRNEDMVVVSIDTGPAAAAMGLKEGDKIIEVAGKEHPGMRWLFNYLYTVAPGEIVNFRVLRDGATLTLSHPAPPK; this is translated from the coding sequence ATGACGCGGCCCGGCAGGTGGCTCGCACTCGCCATCGGGCTGTCCGTCGCGACGGTCGCCGGCGTCGTCGCAATGCGAACGGCATCGCTCCCCGAGGGTCGAACCGAGATCGTGCGTGACGATGCCGCCCTGTTGGACGGCGCCGGCTACGCCCGCGTGACCGAATACCATGACGCGCTGCGCGACGCCTACGACATCGACTACCGCGTGGTCACGACCACCGAGGCACCCGATCTCAATCGCTTCGCGGCCAGGCTGTTCGCCGATCAGCGGATCGGCAGCCATAGCGTATCAGGCAGAGGCTTGCTGCTAGCCATCAACCCCGCTACGGACAAGGTGCGGTTGGAGGTCGGACGAAGCCTCGAGGGCGTCTACACGGATGCCTTCACGAAATACATCGAGAACGAGCAGATGGTGCCCTTCTTTCGCAAGGAGCGGATCGCCGACGGCATCCTCGCCACCACCGAGATGATCGTGACGCGGGCGCAGGAGGCGAAGGCCAAGGGCGCCTTCGACGACATCGGCCGGGCCGAACCGAGCACTGGTGCCGGAGCGGTCACCGAGGCCAACATCGGCGTGCAGAGCGACAGAGACAGGGGGCATTTGCCGGACGTGCAGGCCCAGGGAGCGAGCCCGGAGAAAACGGTTGCGGCCTACATCGAGGCCATGCGGCAGCAAAACGACCGCCCCGACCTGGACATCTACAGCGAGGCCGCCCGCGAGATGCTCGCGAACTGGGTAGTGACCAAGGCGCAGATGCGCAATGTCGTGCGTGATCACGAGCAGTGCCGAGGCGAGCGCGCCCGGATCGAGGGCGACAAGGCCGTGGTGCGCTACGACGCCGAGCCGAAGGTCTGCAACCCCTATTTCCTGCGCCTGGAAGGGGGAAAGTGGCGCATCGATTTCGCCGCTATGCAGAAGCTCATTCGTTTCGACCAGCACAACCACTGGCACATGTCGGTGCCGAACGAGTTTTCGTTCGCCTTCCCGGAGCTTGCGCCGAGCGTCGTGAAGAATGACTGCCGCTGGTGCTTCACCTTCCGCAACGAAGACATGGTGGTGGTCTCGATCGACACCGGCCCGGCCGCCGCGGCGATGGGGCTGAAGGAAGGAGACAAGATCATCGAGGTCGCCGGCAAGGAACACCCCGGCATGCGCTGGCTGTTCAACTACCTGTACACGGTCGCCCCTGGGGAGATCGTGAACTTCCGGGTGCTGCGCGATGGCGCGACGCTGACCCTCTCGCACCCTGCCCCGCCGAAATAG